Within the Borreliella valaisiana VS116 genome, the region TAATAGAAATGATGAGTCAACCAGAAAACTTTAATAAAACTGACACATATGACGTTCCACAAAACAAAAATTTAGAAACAGAAGATAATATAAACGAACCAAACAAAAACATAATACAAAACGATATTAACCTTATAAGGTATAATTCAATCATACAAAACAGACCATCACTTAAGGAAAACATTACAAACATTTTCTCTGACAACTTTTTAGAATTTGAAGAGCTGACAAACAAACCTGAAAAAGAAGAAATAAAATTCAACTACATTGGGCAAGTATTATCTGAATTTTTGATTGTTGAAAAAGTAAATGAAATTTACTTCATAGACCAACATGCAGTTCACGAAAAAATAATATATGAACAACTTAGAAATTCAAAAAAAACTGTTCAAAAGCTTTTAATACCAATTGAATTCACAATAGCTGATAAAAACACAGAAGAAATTGTAGATAGTGAAATAGAAGAATACAAAAAAATGGATATTATAATCTCTAAAATAGGCCCTAGAAAATATCAACTTGAATCTATTCCTAACATTTGCAATCAATATGAAAATACTCTTATTCACTTTTTTCAATCAAGAAGAAGTAGAACAATAAATTCTCTTGAATCTGATTTATATGCAACTATTGCCTGCAGAAAAGCTGTTAAAACAAATGACATATTAAGTGTTGAATTTAGCAAATTCTTAATAAATGAATTTTTTAAACTAGAAATCAAACATTGTCCTCATGGACGAAAAATTTATTATAAAATATCTAAATTTGAGCTTGAAAAAAAAGTTGACAGAGCATAAAATAAAGCGGGGTTCCCATGATAAAAAAAATCAAATCAGAAATCAGCTCATTAAAACTAGAAAAAGAAAAAAGTTTAATTGAACTTGGAAAAATATTAAAAAATAATAATATAGTAGAATTAAAAAATTTAAATCACTATCCTAATCTAAAATTAGCAGAAAAAGAATTGTACCAAATGACAAGCAATTTAAGTAAATCAGAAGAAAATGAAAACACATTAAAAAATTTAAACAAAAAAATTTCTATTCTTAAAACAGAATATAAATCTGTCAGCAAATTATATAAAATAAAACTTAAAGAAATTGCTAAAACAATAATCAAAATTTATCCTCAAAATTTAGAATTAATATCAAAATACAATATGAATTTTTCTAAATTGAAACTTGAAAAATATAAAAAAATAGAATTAGCAAGTGATTTTAAAACAAAAAATTCTTTACAAAAAGTAATACTTAAAGTCACCTCAACAATAAACAACATTATAAATATGATAAATGTATATAAAATATCAAAAGAATTCGAAAAACAAATATTAACAAAATATTACCTTTCTGAAAACTTGGAAAGCATAATAAATGAATTTTCATTAAATAAAAAATTAAATAATGCAATTATTAAAGAATTTAAAATAATAAATGAAATCAAAACAAATATAAAAAACATAAAAGAAGAAATAAAACAAATAATATATATAAGTAAAAAAGAAAAAACATACAAAAAAAATCAAATTAAAAATGAAATTAATGTTATTATAAAAAATAAAGAAAATATTTTAAAAAAAATTGCTGAAGAATTTATTGAAACCACAAAAAAAGATAAAATTACAGCTAACAACAATGCAATCAGCTTGGCAATCCAAAAAATAGAAAAAATAAACCAAAAAATATTAAACTTGGGTAATGATTTAATAAAAATAACAAAACAGGAAGAAATAAAAAACATTCAACAAAAAATGCAAGTTCTAGCAAAAGAAAAAGATAAAATTAATAACAAATTAGATGCATTAACTTCTAAAATAGAAGTTATTCAAAATGAACTTGACAATGAATAAAAAATAAATATAATAAATTAAAGCTAAGGGCCCATAGCTCAGTTGGTTAGAGCACCCGACTCATAATCGGTAGGTCCCAGGTTCAAGTCCTGGTGGGCCCAATTTGATCTTTTTAATTGACCTTAAAAAAAAGATTTGAATTTTTTTCAACATAATAAAAACTTATGTAATTATCCAATGTTTTATCAATCTCTAAGGCATCCATTGAATCAATTTTAGCAACCGAAGATGCGGGATATAGCTTATCTTTATAAGTTTTAATAAAAAATACTTTAGAATTACTTAACTTATTTAACATTGCCATATCTTTAGACTTATATACATAATTGTGAACATCATCTAAATCATATTTTGACATACCCAAAGAAACAACAAGCTCTCTACTGTAAACCCTCATGCCCTTATCAAAAAGACGAACACACGAAGTAAAATCTTCAAAAGTTTCATCAAAAAAATTAAACCTCAAATCTCTACAATATAGAATATCCTTGCCAAGACTAGAATCAATAAAGAAAGAGCTATAATTATTATTAATCACTTGAATAAACTCATTGGTGTTTTTATTATCTATTGATAATTTAAAAACATCTTTTGGATTGAGAACTTTAATTGCAAAATCGAAACTCATAAAATAATCTAAACGATTCTCAGTAAAATAATAATTTAACTTATAATCAAGTTCTTTTATCTCTGGATAATTTATTTCGCAAGAACAAACAACACAACAAAAAAACAATATTGATTTAACTTTTAATCCGCTCTGCATACTCTTTAGTTTCAGAATTAACTAAAACCTTATCTCCAACGTTAATAAAAAGTGGAGCTTTTATTACAAGCCCTGTATTAAGAGTAATATTTTTCATTGCGTTCGTTACAGTATCGCCTTTAACAGCTGCTTCAACCTCTACAACTTCAAAAGCAATCTTTGGAGCCAACTTAATATCAATAACCACATTGTCAAACATTATAAGAGAATATATTTCCGACTCCTGCAAAAAAGGCACCTTATCTTGGAAATTAGCACTTTCCTTTAAGTCTAAACTAATCTGATCATAAGTTTCTAAATCCATGAAAACCAAAACGTCTTTGTCTTTGTATAAATACTGAGCACTAACCTCATAAATTTCAATTGCTTCTGCAGTATCTGCCCCTTTTAAAGTTTCTCTAATGACAAATTTGTTTTTTAAGTTCTTAAGCTTTAACCTTACTATTGCCCCTCCCCTACCTGTTTTTGAAAATTCTCTTTCAAGAACAATGTGGGGAGTCCCCTTGATAAGTAAAAAAGAACCTTTTTCAATCTCACCAGATTTCACTACCGCCATTTAAATACCTCACAAAACTTAACATACAAATCTAGTAGTAATTTATACCAAAAAATTAAAATATTTGCTATTATTCCCCAATTACAACTTAATCAATAAAGTTAATTTATAATTGACTTATTTTTAATTAATGCTATTATATACTTAAACAAAGGAGTTTACTTGATGAAAAAATTTGTTATCTTAATTTTTATGCTATCAACAAGTTTATTATACAACTGTAAAAATCAAGACAATGAAAAAATTGTATCAATTGGGGGATCTACAACTGTAAGTCCAATACTAGACGAAATGATTTTAAGATACAATAAAATAAAAAATAATACTAAAGTAACATACGATGCACAAGGAAGTAGTGTTGGCATAAACGGGCTATTTAACAAAATATATAAAATAGCAATATCATCAAGAGATTTGACACAAGAAGAAATTGAACAAGGGGCAAAAGAAACTGTATTCGCTTATGATGCTTTGATTTTCATCACAAGTCCTGAAATAAAAATTACAAATATTACAGAAGAAAATTTAGCTAAAATATTAAATGGAAAAATTCAAAATTGGAAACAAGTGGGAGGTCCTGATGCTAAAATCAACTTCATTAATCGAGATTCTTCCTCTGGTTCTTATTCGTCTATAAAAGACCTACTTCTTAATAAAATATTTAAAACTCACAAAGAATCTCAATTTAGACAAGACGGAATAGTAGTAAAATCTAATGGAGAAGTAATTGAAAAAACAAGCCTTACTCCACACTCAATAGGATATATAGGTCTTGGATACGCAAAAAATTCAATAGAAAAAGGTTTAAATATACTTTCTATAAACAGCACATACCCTACAAAAGAAACAATAAATAGCAATAAATACACCATTAAAAGAAATTTAATAATAGTTACAAATAATAAATACGAGGATAAAAGCGTAACTCAATTTATTGATTTTATGACAAGCTCAACCGGACAAGATATCGTTGAAGAACAAGGTTTTTTAGGGATACAAACATAATTAAATCTAAGAAAAGGATACTTGACTTGCTATTAAGTCAAGTAATACAATATAACACTGAGATGAGCTTTAAGGGATTCTTTTAAAAAATGCATCTAAGCTTAAAGACAAAAAGAAAGATAATTGGAATTATTTTCAAATCTTTTATTCTTATATCTGCAATAGTCAGCTCCCTATCAATAATGTTTTTAGGTGCGTTTATATTAAAAACTGGAATAACACCATTCATTAATAACAAAATTAAAATTTTCAACTTTTTATTTAGCACAAATTGGGATCCTACTAGTAATCTACAAAAATCTTACGGCATCTTATCATTCATTATTAATTCCTTTTTAACTACACTTTTTTCTATTTTAATCGCTTTGCCAATTGGATTGGGATTTGCAATATATCTGCTTGAAAAAGCAAAAGGATTTTATCGAAAATTTTTACAAACAGTAATAGAGCTTTTGGCAGGAATCCCTAGTGTGGTTTATGGATTTTTTGGAAGCACATTTATTGCCGCTTTAGTAAAAAACATTTTTCAAAGAGAAGACAATTTGGGATATAATTTAATAAGCTCATCACTCATATTAAGCATAATGATAGTTCCCACAATAATTAGCGTTTGCTATTCATCACTTAAAGCCGTTCCCAAATCATATAAATTTGCATCTCTTGCATTAGCAGCAACAGACTGGCAAACAATATATAAAATAACAATACCATCGGCTAGTCGAGGCATTTTGGCGGGAACAATATTAGCAATAGGAAGAGCTATTGGAGAAACAGTAGCGGTATTAATGGTCGGAGGGGGCTCTCCTCTTTTTATAAAAAATGTATTTTCTCCCATTAGAACGCTAACTGTAAATATTGCTATGGACATGGGATACGCCTCAGGAGCACACAGAGAAGCTCTTTTCTCTACAGCTCTAGTGTTATTGTTATTTTCAATAATTACAAATTTACTCAAAAATTTTATACTATCTTCAAATAAAAGGTTAAAGCAAAAGTGACCAAAAAAACTCAAATAAACAAACTGATTAACAGGTTCTATTTCTTTATAATCAATTTTATTGCGTATTTTTTAACAGCGCTATTAATTTTTCTAATAGCGTATATATTGTACAACTCTTTATTTTATTTCAAAAAAAAACAAACTTTATTTTTAAACAAAACTCAAAGTTTTGTGCCATTTAAAACAGAAGACAACAAAGAAATACAAATTGCTTTTATTGTTAATAAAAATATAAATATAGATAAAATCTCAATAGAAGACATTTACAACATATATAACAATAAAATTTCACACTGGGGAAGCATTTCAGATCAAGGAATAGATATTATACCTATTGCCAATTCACTCGATAGTATATCTAACAAAGCTATTCTAAGAACAATAATCAAAAATAATGAATTTAATACAAGGTACATAAAAATTGAACCATCTACCAAAAAAATACTTCAGACCATAAATAGCACAATAGGTTCTATAAGTTATTTAACAAAAGAAGAATTCGAATCCCTAAATTTTAAGCGATATTCTAATATTAAAGCTTTAAAAATAAAAACTATGTCTGTACTAATAAGTAAAAAAACTTTAACAAAAAACGAAAATGAAATAATCAATACACTAGGTGTTGATGAAATTGAAAAACTTATTAAAGGTAAAGAAAAATGGGTTAATTTAATATCAAAAGATATTGAATTAAAAATAATAAAATATTTTGATCAAAAAGAAAAAATAATACAAACTATAGAAAAAACAGAAGGTTCACTAGCAATCGTACCTTGGCATTATTTTCAAAGTATTAAAGCGCCCTTTATTAAAATGCATTACTTTGATAAAAGTAGTCCTTTGAATTTAAATTTTATACTATCTATTCCAAGAGATTCTGGTGCATATGGCGGAATTTCTTACTTAATCTTAAATACTTTTTATGTAATATTACTAACAACTGCTATTTCAATATGCATTGGAATAGGGACTGGAATAATGCTTGCCGAATACACTTCTAACAAAATATTTTACAAAATACTATCTATGAGTGTTGACATACTGTCTTCAATTCCTGCAATAATTTTTGGACTTTTTGGACTAATATTTTTTGTGCCAGTTTTTGGAATGGGAATACTTTCAGGAGCAATAACAAGCTCTTTAATGATATTACCAATGATTGTTAAAACAACCGAAGAAGCATTTAAAACAATCCCAAAATCATACAAGTATGCTTCATTCGCATTAGGAGCAAACAAAACAGAAACTATAATTAAAATTATGGTTCCAGCAGCTATTCCTGGAATACTAACAGGAATAGTTCTTGCAATAGGAAGAGCTTTGGGAGAAACGGCTGTATTGCTTTTTACAATGGGAACAAATTTGGGACTTGCAACAAATTTAAATGAACCATCAAGAACATTAACTGTACACTTACTAATGTTATTTCAAGAAGGACACCTGGATAAGGGATTTGGAACGGCTTCAATACTTGTAATAATGATACTCATAATAAATTTAACATCAAAATTTTTAATAAACAAATTATATAGGATTAAATAAGTGGTAAAAGAAAAAGATAAACCAAAAAATGAAATTATAATAGAAACAAAAAATCTAAATTTATTTTATACAGACTTTAAGGCTTTAAATAAAATAAATATCAAAATACTAAAAAATAGCATTACCGCTTTAATAGGCCCATCTGGCTGCGGTAAATCAACATTCTTAAGAACTCTCAACAGAATGAATGACCTTGTTGAAGGCATTAAAATAGAAGGCAATGTAATATATGAGGGGAAAAACATTTATTCAAATAATTTCGATGTCCTAGAGCTTAGAAGAAAAATAGGAATGGTATTTCAAACTCCTAATCCATTTTTAATGTCTATCTACGATAATATAAGCTATGGCCCGAAAATTCACGGAACAAAAGATAAAAAAACATTAGATGAAATAGTAGAACAATCACTAATAAAATCTGCACTCTGGAACGAGGTCAAAGACAAACTTAATACAAATGCCTTAAGCCTCTCAGGGGGTCAACAACAAAGACTCTGCATTGCAAGAACTCTTGCAATAGAACCAAATGTAATATTAATGGATGAACCTACTTCTGCACTCGATCCAATATCAACAGGAAAAATTGAAGAACTAATAATAAACTTAAAAGAAAGTTACACAATAATCATTGTAACTCACAATATGCAACAAGCCGGTAGAATATCTGACAGAACTGCATTTTTCCTTAATGGATGCATTGAAGAAGAAAGTCCAACTGATGAACTATTCTTCAATCCTAAAAATACTAAAACTGAAGAATATATCAGTGGAAAATTTGGATAATTTTAACCTAATGAAACATCAAGAAACATCATTAATGTAAAACCAATAACACCAAATATACTTGGAACTTTATTATCAATGTCTTTTCTCTTAGCTTCAGGTATTAATTGTTCAATTGACACATAAATCATAGCTCCTGCTGAGAAAGCTAAAGCAAAAGGTAAAATTCGGGTAAAAGAATAAACCGCATAAGCACCCATAAGGCCTCCTACAATTTCAACTAATCCCGACATTTGTCCATAATTAAAACATTTTATCAAAGAAACATTACCTCTTCTTAAAGGTAGAGAAATAGCTGCTCCTTCAGGGATATTTTGAATGCCAATGCCAAGCGTAAGAAGCATGGCCCCAACTAAAGTTTGAATATCTGGATTAGAAGCCAAGGCTCCAAAAGCAACTCCAACAGCCAATCCTTCTGGAAAATTGTGCAAAGTAACAGCAGTAAAGAGTAAAAAATCTTTTTTACCGTGCTTCGTCAAATCTTCATCAATAAAAGTAAGTTTGTCAAGATCTGGAACAAATACATCTACAATATATATAAAAAATGCTCCAACAAGAAATCCAAAAACAGCTGGAATCCAAGTAATGTATCCAAGCTCTTCAGCTCTTTCTATAGCCGGCTGAATAAGAGAAAAAAAACTGGCCGCTATCATAATACCTGCTGAAAAACCAAGCATAGCGTCCATTATTTTATTATCTACCTTCCTAAAGAAAAAAACTGCTCCTGCTCCAAAAGCTGTAGTAAACCAAGTGAAAATAGAACCTAAAAGTCCTAATAGTACAGGATGCAAAGTCAACAAATAATCCAAAATTGAGTTTATCATAAAGCCTCCTATTACAATAAATCAACAAATAATAAACAATTTTACTTATCAATCAAAATAGCTTTTATTCTTCTTATACCCGAAGATGAGGATTGTTCTTTTTGTATTTTAAAAGTACCAAGTTCATTGGTATTCTCTACATGAGGGCCTCCGCAAACTTCAAGTGAAAATCCATCTATCTCGTAAACGCTCACCAAATTATCATATTTTTCTCCAAAAAGAGCTATAGCACCTCTTTCTCGAGCTTCACTTAATTCCATTATAGATTTTTTTACAGATAAAGAATTTTTTATCTGCAAATTAACAATGTCTTCAACTTTTTTTATCTCATCATCTGTCATCTTTTCAGAATGAACAAAATCAAACCTTAATCGCTCAGCAGTAATATTGCTTCCTTTTTGTCTAACATGATCACCTAGTACTAATTGAAGTGCCTTATGAAGCAAATGCGTCGCTGTATGCAACTTAGTGGTCTCATAAGTATAATCAGCAAGCCCTCCTTTAAAGACTTTGTCACCCCCTTTCTTTGAAATTTTTTGATGATTTTTAAAATACTCATCAAAACCTAACTTATCAATATTAAAGCCATATTCAAAAGCAAGCTCTTCTGTTACTTCGTATGGAAAACCATAAGTATCGTAAAGTTTAAAAACAATATTACCAGGAATAGTCTTGGAAGGTAAATTTCGTGTTATTTTAATAAATTCTTGCTCACCTTGAAATAAAGTTTTAAAAAACTTTTCTTCTTCTGTGCTCAACTCTTTTTTGATAAAATCTTTTTTTTCTGTTAATTCATCATAAAAAGATCTATAAATAGTCTCTACAGAATCAACAAGATCAGCTAAAAAATGAGATTTTATTCCAAGCTTCTTTGCATATCTAATCGATCGCCTTATTAATCTTCTTAAAACATATCCTTGGCCCAAATTAGAGGGAAAAACAACAGAACTGTCAGCAAGGATAAAGCAAGCCGCTTTAACATGATCAGAAATTATTCTGATACATCTATCATCGTCTTCTTTTTGTCCATAAATTTTACCAGAAATAAATTCTATTCTCTTTATTATAGGTATAAATGCGTCTGTATCATAAACTGAAGATTTGCCCTGCAAGAAAGCAACTGTCCTCTCAAGGCCCATTCCCGTATCGACACATTTTCGATCCAATTCTATGTAATTACCATTTTCATCTTTATTGTATTGCATAAAAACATTATTCCAGATTTCAAAATATTTGCCACAAGAACACGTAATATTGCAATCAAGAGAACACTTAATCTTTCCGGTATCCACATATATTTCAGTATCTGGCCCACAAGGACCTTTAGATCCAACAGGTCCCCAAAAATTATGATCCTTAGAAAGATAATATATTCTATCTTTAGAAATACCCAAACTTTCCCAAACTTTAGCCGTTTCTGTATCACGAGGAATCTCTTGATCGCCTTCAAAAACGCTCACATAAAGGCTATCTTTTGGAATATTCAAATAATCAGAAGACGTCAAAAATTCAAAACTACACCTTACAGAATACTCTTTAAAATAAGCTCCAAGGGACCAATTTCCAAGCATTTCAAAAAAGGTTAAATGGGTTAAATCTCCAACCTCATCAATGTCTCCTGTTCTCAAGCATTTTTGAACATTGACAAGCATATCTCCTGATGGATGTACTTCTCCAAGAAGATAAGGAATAAGGGGCTGCATGCCAGCTGTATTGAAAAGAACTGTAGGATCATTTTCAGGAACCAATGATTTACCCATTATTTCAAAATGTTTTTTTGATTTAAAAAAATCAATATATTTTTTACGTAACTTTTCAAGTGTCATTAAATAAATTCCTCATTTTTTCTATATATTACTAAATCGCCTTTTAAAGTTAAATTTTTAATATAATTAATAAAAGATAGTGTCATAGTTTTTAAATCTTTTTTACTTATTTTTCCTAAAAAAGCTTCTTCATCTAAAATAATTTCTTTACGCCTTTTTGAAACATTTGAAAGCATTTTATCTCTAACCTCATCAGTTTTATCTTTAATAATAATTGCAATCTCTTTGTCTGTAAACTCTCTTAAAATATTATGCAGATCATTATCCATGATTCTCAATATTACATTGATATCAAATATTTTTTCTCGAATTTCACTGTCCACAACAGGATTTAAATCTCGCATATTAATCTTATTAAGCAGACTTTTCTCTTCATTAGAATCCATATAGCTTAAAATATCAACAAGTATCTTAGATCCATCAAGCTTGTCTGTCTTAAGACTACCTTGTATCTTAAATCTATCTTTAAGCTTATTTGAAATTGCCTCTATTGTCTCCATGCTCAATTGTCTTGGTTTAGCAAGATCTTTTACAAATTCTCTCCTATCTTTTTCTCCTAGCATCGAAAAAACATACTTTTTTTGATCTTTATTTAAATAATTATATAATATAACAAGCGTTTTAATGTTCTCATCTTTAATTAATGCCCAAAGTTGTTCATGCTCAATTTGAGATAAATAATCAAAAGGAATAAAAATATCATTGCCAGTAACTTTTTTATAAATTGATTTTGCTTTAGATTTTCCTAAAGTTTTATTCAATAATTCATAAGCAAAGTTATCATCAACCTTAACATACCTTTTTTCATTTCTTAACAACTCTTCAAATTCTTTAATAATATGATCTTTTTCTTCTGGGGCAATATAACTAATCTTTGAAATTTCTCTGGTGATCAATATTATATCCGAATCATCAAGCTCAGACATAATCTTTGCAGATTTTTCAAGTCCAATAGCCAAAAAATATTTTGCAATCTTTGTAACCTTACTCTCTTTGCGAATAAATCCTGGCTTTAAATCATTGATATTGTTAGATTTAGACTCAACAGGTGCTTTATTTTTATTGCCCCTAACTAGATTTATCCAAGATTTAAGC harbors:
- a CDS encoding ZIP family metal transporter → MINSILDYLLTLHPVLLGLLGSIFTWFTTAFGAGAVFFFRKVDNKIMDAMLGFSAGIMIAASFFSLIQPAIERAEELGYITWIPAVFGFLVGAFFIYIVDVFVPDLDKLTFIDEDLTKHGKKDFLLFTAVTLHNFPEGLAVGVAFGALASNPDIQTLVGAMLLTLGIGIQNIPEGAAISLPLRRGNVSLIKCFNYGQMSGLVEIVGGLMGAYAVYSFTRILPFALAFSAGAMIYVSIEQLIPEAKRKDIDNKVPSIFGVIGFTLMMFLDVSLG
- the pstB gene encoding phosphate ABC transporter ATP-binding protein PstB, translated to MVKEKDKPKNEIIIETKNLNLFYTDFKALNKINIKILKNSITALIGPSGCGKSTFLRTLNRMNDLVEGIKIEGNVIYEGKNIYSNNFDVLELRRKIGMVFQTPNPFLMSIYDNISYGPKIHGTKDKKTLDEIVEQSLIKSALWNEVKDKLNTNALSLSGGQQQRLCIARTLAIEPNVILMDEPTSALDPISTGKIEELIINLKESYTIIIVTHNMQQAGRISDRTAFFLNGCIEEESPTDELFFNPKNTKTEEYISGKFG
- the pstC gene encoding phosphate ABC transporter permease subunit PstC, which gives rise to MHLSLKTKRKIIGIIFKSFILISAIVSSLSIMFLGAFILKTGITPFINNKIKIFNFLFSTNWDPTSNLQKSYGILSFIINSFLTTLFSILIALPIGLGFAIYLLEKAKGFYRKFLQTVIELLAGIPSVVYGFFGSTFIAALVKNIFQREDNLGYNLISSSLILSIMIVPTIISVCYSSLKAVPKSYKFASLALAATDWQTIYKITIPSASRGILAGTILAIGRAIGETVAVLMVGGGSPLFIKNVFSPIRTLTVNIAMDMGYASGAHREALFSTALVLLLFSIITNLLKNFILSSNKRLKQK
- a CDS encoding alanine--tRNA ligase, producing the protein MTLEKLRKKYIDFFKSKKHFEIMGKSLVPENDPTVLFNTAGMQPLIPYLLGEVHPSGDMLVNVQKCLRTGDIDEVGDLTHLTFFEMLGNWSLGAYFKEYSVRCSFEFLTSSDYLNIPKDSLYVSVFEGDQEIPRDTETAKVWESLGISKDRIYYLSKDHNFWGPVGSKGPCGPDTEIYVDTGKIKCSLDCNITCSCGKYFEIWNNVFMQYNKDENGNYIELDRKCVDTGMGLERTVAFLQGKSSVYDTDAFIPIIKRIEFISGKIYGQKEDDDRCIRIISDHVKAACFILADSSVVFPSNLGQGYVLRRLIRRSIRYAKKLGIKSHFLADLVDSVETIYRSFYDELTEKKDFIKKELSTEEEKFFKTLFQGEQEFIKITRNLPSKTIPGNIVFKLYDTYGFPYEVTEELAFEYGFNIDKLGFDEYFKNHQKISKKGGDKVFKGGLADYTYETTKLHTATHLLHKALQLVLGDHVRQKGSNITAERLRFDFVHSEKMTDDEIKKVEDIVNLQIKNSLSVKKSIMELSEARERGAIALFGEKYDNLVSVYEIDGFSLEVCGGPHVENTNELGTFKIQKEQSSSSGIRRIKAILIDK
- the efp gene encoding elongation factor P, which codes for MAVVKSGEIEKGSFLLIKGTPHIVLEREFSKTGRGGAIVRLKLKNLKNKFVIRETLKGADTAEAIEIYEVSAQYLYKDKDVLVFMDLETYDQISLDLKESANFQDKVPFLQESEIYSLIMFDNVVIDIKLAPKIAFEVVEVEAAVKGDTVTNAMKNITLNTGLVIKAPLFINVGDKVLVNSETKEYAERIKS
- the pstA gene encoding phosphate ABC transporter permease PstA, yielding MYNSLFYFKKKQTLFLNKTQSFVPFKTEDNKEIQIAFIVNKNINIDKISIEDIYNIYNNKISHWGSISDQGIDIIPIANSLDSISNKAILRTIIKNNEFNTRYIKIEPSTKKILQTINSTIGSISYLTKEEFESLNFKRYSNIKALKIKTMSVLISKKTLTKNENEIINTLGVDEIEKLIKGKEKWVNLISKDIELKIIKYFDQKEKIIQTIEKTEGSLAIVPWHYFQSIKAPFIKMHYFDKSSPLNLNFILSIPRDSGAYGGISYLILNTFYVILLTTAISICIGIGTGIMLAEYTSNKIFYKILSMSVDILSSIPAIIFGLFGLIFFVPVFGMGILSGAITSSLMILPMIVKTTEEAFKTIPKSYKYASFALGANKTETIIKIMVPAAIPGILTGIVLAIGRALGETAVLLFTMGTNLGLATNLNEPSRTLTVHLLMLFQEGHLDKGFGTASILVIMILIINLTSKFLINKLYRIK
- a CDS encoding flagellar motor switch protein FliG, whose translation is MQDPRLSKYKKTKNLSKKTVEEVDTLSLNKNFSDSEIQGSMLKSWINLVRGNKNKAPVESKSNNINDLKPGFIRKESKVTKIAKYFLAIGLEKSAKIMSELDDSDIILITREISKISYIAPEEKDHIIKEFEELLRNEKRYVKVDDNFAYELLNKTLGKSKAKSIYKKVTGNDIFIPFDYLSQIEHEQLWALIKDENIKTLVILYNYLNKDQKKYVFSMLGEKDRREFVKDLAKPRQLSMETIEAISNKLKDRFKIQGSLKTDKLDGSKILVDILSYMDSNEEKSLLNKINMRDLNPVVDSEIREKIFDINVILRIMDNDLHNILREFTDKEIAIIIKDKTDEVRDKMLSNVSKRRKEIILDEEAFLGKISKKDLKTMTLSFINYIKNLTLKGDLVIYRKNEEFI
- a CDS encoding extracellular solute-binding protein, which produces MKKFVILIFMLSTSLLYNCKNQDNEKIVSIGGSTTVSPILDEMILRYNKIKNNTKVTYDAQGSSVGINGLFNKIYKIAISSRDLTQEEIEQGAKETVFAYDALIFITSPEIKITNITEENLAKILNGKIQNWKQVGGPDAKINFINRDSSSGSYSSIKDLLLNKIFKTHKESQFRQDGIVVKSNGEVIEKTSLTPHSIGYIGLGYAKNSIEKGLNILSINSTYPTKETINSNKYTIKRNLIIVTNNKYEDKSVTQFIDFMTSSTGQDIVEEQGFLGIQT